From the genome of Capsicum annuum cultivar UCD-10X-F1 chromosome 4, UCD10Xv1.1, whole genome shotgun sequence:
ggaaaataaaaaagcaaCAAAAGCAGACTTCTCACCCTTCACTAAGGGAAAATAAGGCACCGTTGGGGCTGAGGAATGCACTAGGAAACGCCAATTGTTACAAATGAAAAAAATGCAGTTCTTGGACTATGGCTTACCAGTGGAATTTTTGGTTAATGAAGACATGTCCCCTGCAAGGTGCTTGCTGATACCCATATCTGAAAGCTTGGCACTAACAGATCTCTCTTTTACTATAAGAACATTCTGAGGCTTCAAGTCCCGGTGCACAATTCCCAGTTCATGCAAATGAGCAAGGCCATGAACCATATCTCTGCCATTAGCACTCGTGAAAGggcttaattattaattttgaatgCCTCTCAAATATGTACGAAAGAACTGTAACAAATAGTGGTGAAAGGAAAAGGCAGGTAAAAGACATGAAGCATCTAATATGCAAGCACTAAGAGGGCCACATCCtgaaatttgaaggaaaaattaCCATGTATTCGCACTCTCAAAAATTAATAAGATGTTCTTCAATAAATGATTCAGAGGGTTGTtgcctttattttccttttgtgaGATCAAAATAATATAGCACTCTCAGACAAAGATGAGAGAATGCTTCATGGGAATCACACTCTAAAACGGAACTGAAGTTGAGTACGACAGAAATTCCCATAGCAGCCTATTAGATGCTTTAGCAATATAGATGTGAGAATTCTCAGCTTATGAGTTCGAAAGGCTGTGATTCATTTGCCTGAGAGTGTCATTGAATTCTCTGCAAGTTTGCACAAGTACTAACAGATCTTCTGTTTCAATTCTAACAGTTTGTGAAGGATCATTATGATACAACTCCTCTGACACCATCCATTATAAATAATTACTCTTTTAGAACTCATATTTAGTGTAACCGATTAATAGAAAGGTCTTTGGGGTTTAGATTAAACAATTgtcaacataattttttttgggttaaacATTTATCACTATAGTAATACTTGAAATAATTCTGTACATATACACGAGTTGTCTCCACGTAAATCTTAATGGTCTATTACAGATTCAAGCTACCatgaacataattttttatctctCAAAAAAAGCTATAGAATAACCAGATTTCCTGTATCCGACTCCATTCATATAAAAAGTTTCAAGCTACCATGAACATTTCCTACGTCACACTGTTCAATCAATTTCTTCAATAAAACTTGACGTGAACAGTCTGAAAATATGAATAAGAGTTGGATAAGCATTCACTAGGTCCAGTTAAACATGCCCGAGAGTCGGATGATTCAAGAGAAGGAGTTTTTCTGGCTTGGTTACTTTTTTCTgatgggtaaagacaagtgcaTCGTTAGTTCAAATGAAAAGTTTAAGATTACCCAACTTAAAGAGAGTGACTTTCAGTTTAGAGTCATACTGCTGAGAAAGCCATATATCATGCATTTAATATTGACTGATCCATGAGAAAAAGCACTTGATATTGAAGTGAGTCTCCACGCATATGAAGGAATTCAGACCAATAAAAGTAAATCAGAAACCAATCATATCAATAAACCAACCTCATCAATTTTAACATGTGAGCTGAAGGATATCCACTGGGCTTCCATAACGGGAAGTCATCCTTGTCTCCTGATTTCCACTGAAATTTTACAGTGCATTCACTTAAACAACCGGCATCCTGGTCATAACCAGAAAACTGCTTTTGGTAGGAGTTGGAGACTGATGATATAAACTCATATAAGCTACAAGTGCAACGCTCAAGAGCCAGGTAAACAAAATCCTGATCATACTCCACCCCATACCAACGAACAATATTTGGGTGTTGATCAGAGGCGATAAGATTTTGAATTTCTTTCAAAGCCACTTCATGATGGGTCTGGACGAGACGTTTAACAGCTACGGGACGACCATCATAGATTCCCTCGAGTACGATAGTGCCATTGCTCCCCTTAGCTATTTCAGTGTTCGAAACCAGCAACTTACCAATCTTCCGATGATATACAAGACTATCATACTTGCATAAATTCAGCTCCAAAACCTTCTCACTCTTTCCAGTGTCAGCAACGACACCGCTTACTCCAGTGTCATCATATtgactatttttcttattcttctcattATGGGTACTGCTCTTGCTGAAACCTGACTTTCGAGATTTCTTCTTTTTTGAGGCTACAGCTTGCAATTTGGGATCTGTCGCCTGCTTGTGCGACTTCCGCCTTTTCCGCAGCATAGTATAAGTAAAAGAGAAAGCTGCAATGAGCAGCATGAAAGTATTTAGTACAACAGAATTCCAGTTAGCATCAGATTTCGTGTCTGTATTTATATGACAATTATCTCCACTCTGCAGAGGCATGAGCCTAAATTCTTCAGTCACAGATGGACGAAAAGAATGCATTATATCAGTTCTTTTGTTTGGATGTGATACCACTAATTCAGAAGCTGGTTTCAAGGCAGGAGTGATACTAGTTGAAAGCACCACATCTGCATTCTGTGGCCTATCAGATGCAAAAAGTGATTGATATAATGCAGATCTTTCATTTGGAGGTAATTCCACTAATTCAGAAACAGGTTTTAATGCAGGATTGACATCTCCAGAAAGAGCATTACGTGGCCTACCAGATGCAAAAAGTGATTCTAATGATCTAAGATTCCTGACTCGGTGGACAACCGGCTTTGTAGGACAAACTCCATATCCAGAATTCAATTGATCCTCTAGATCAGAAATATCACCAAGAAAACTCTCAATTTTTTTACATTGCTGTGAAGCCTCAAAATCAGCAACCATTAGGTACCATAAAACCTTTCCAGTCTTTGAAGAAGTATATTTCAGAGCATAATCTGTTCTCATAATGTAGAGTGGATGTACAGCTTCTGAGTCTGTATCTTGCGCTGCTGCCCATCCTTCAACATCCTCCCTTGGTACAATTGGATTTTGTCCAATATCTGTGTCGCCTTCTAAAGGAAACACATCTGACCTAAATGTATGGATATGTTTCCCGGTTTTAGCATCAACAATAAATACAGTGGTCTTCTTTGATCCCAACATGATTCCACTATTTGAGACATATGGAGTTTGTTTTAGAAATTCTTCCACACTGAATGGCAGCGCCTatgataataaaaaagaatagcagATTAAGGAATGCAGCATTTTAGGGTTTAAAATACCTATAACACTTTTTAATGTCAAACCATTTCATGAGAGCATGCGGCACTCTCGAAGTAATATTATCAAGTTTGTACCAATCACTCTCGTCATGATATTTACACTAATAGATGGACAAAAGGAGAAAAACTCTGGTAAAAAGATTCAAAAGCATCGCACACCTACTGGTGCCATAAGGTAATAAAAGTTCTTCAGAAATGCATTCCCTCAACACAAAACTGCGTAAAGTTTCAGAATGAGCATGGTAGAGGACAAGTTCAGTCAGCGTACCACTTTTTCGAAGCCATTCCCATGCATGTATAATTTCCAATCTTCTCCACAATCTATATAGAAGTTATCATCCTCTATGGTAACATTGTTACTATCACCTTGATAATCAGAGAGAGCCTGATATGAAGAATAAATAGATGGCCCCGACCTAAATGCCCAGATATCTTTTCCTGATTTTAGATCCAGTAGGTATACCATGCCATCTGGAGCAGCTACAATTGCTGTGTCACGTTTACTGATTTCAAAACAAGACAACAACAAATTGCACTTGAATTAGGTTAGCAGAACTAAAGTAGAGAATCTACAATAAGAAGAAAGCAAGTGAAAGATGTTGAAAAAATAAggcaaatgaaaaataaaggtgAACAAGTCCACAACCCTGCACATATTATCTTATCAAAGAAAATGTAAAATCAAGATTCTAAAGTTTCTAAAAACGAGAAACAACAACCAAAATTCTGTATTGACCGaccttgaaaaaataaaaatttcactaCCATGCCAGTGTTCCACAGTTTTGCTATGCATTAAAATGTCATCATCATCTACATCATCTAttcaaataaacaacaaaacagCTTTGTTCAACACAAGTGTGAAGCCTGTTACATTCGTTTCTTGTTTAATTTTCCCATTGTAGAGTATGTGTTATTTCCTTACCCCACTCCGAACTCTCTGCCCTACTGGATTATAATTTTCATAAGCTCTTAGCTCCTCTTCTATCCTGTGTTGATCTCCAACTTAAAGGTGTCAATTTTGGACAATTAAATGTGTAACCCGTCCAACCTACAACTTCAATAAGTTGCGTGCGTACTAGGACGAATTAAATGATAAGATGTGCTTAGCCGAATCAATCAGCTAAAATGATTGGTCAACATGACTGAAGTGCATTATAAACACTTTTCTGGCGTATCTGATAGAAAGGCAATGGCTATCACTCAACACATTTTCCACCCAACCCACACTAACATAAATGAAATATGGTGAGTAGCTT
Proteins encoded in this window:
- the LOC107866776 gene encoding serine/threonine-protein kinase/endoribonuclease IRE1a encodes the protein MRGFFVIVFFLAIVFIVVVYGASSNSERSDPEVEVIPSSEVPSSSSLLPLKPKRDTAIVAAPDGMVYLLDLKSGKDIWAFRSGPSIYSSYQALSDYQGDSNNVTIEDDNFYIDCGEDWKLYMHGNGFEKVALPFSVEEFLKQTPYVSNSGIMLGSKKTTVFIVDAKTGKHIHTFRSDVFPLEGDTDIGQNPIVPREDVEGWAAAQDTDSEAVHPLYIMRTDYALKYTSSKTGKVLWYLMVADFEASQQCKKIESFLGDISDLEDQLNSGYGVCPTKPVVHRVRNLRSLESLFASGRPRNALSGDVNPALKPVSELVELPPNERSALYQSLFASDRPQNADVVLSTSITPALKPASELVVSHPNKRTDIMHSFRPSVTEEFRLMPLQSGDNCHINTDTKSDANWNSVVLNTFMLLIAAFSFTYTMLRKRRKSHKQATDPKLQAVASKKKKSRKSGFSKSSTHNEKNKKNSQYDDTGVSGVVADTGKSEKVLELNLCKYDSLVYHRKIGKLLVSNTEIAKGSNGTIVLEGIYDGRPVAVKRLVQTHHEVALKEIQNLIASDQHPNIVRWYGVEYDQDFVYLALERCTCSLYEFISSVSNSYQKQFSGYDQDAGCLSECTVKFQWKSGDKDDFPLWKPSGYPSAHMLKLMRDMVHGLAHLHELGIVHRDLKPQNVLIVKERSVSAKLSDMGISKHLAGDMSSLTKNSTGSGSSGWQAPEQLRHERQTRAVDIFSLGCVLFFCITGGKHPYGDSFERDVNIVNNQKDLFLIENIPEAADLISALLHPNPELRPKAVEVLHHPFFWNSEMRLSFLRDASDRVELEDREDGSELLEALESVKTVALGGLWNDKMDSAFINDIGRYRRYKYDSVRDLLRVIRNKLNHYRELSKEIQELLGPVPEGFESYFSTRFARLVIEVYKVFHTYCLEEDIFRKYFRGSQI